The proteins below come from a single Eucalyptus grandis isolate ANBG69807.140 chromosome 3, ASM1654582v1, whole genome shotgun sequence genomic window:
- the LOC120291542 gene encoding disease resistance protein RPS4-like: MHLKELVILDLSWSPVTKYSKFWKKISKKVEKLKVLNLQGCRKLHESLDFPAPINLEILILRVKKLPLELAQMKFLKELLIDGTGIKVIYIRKGSLQFLNKLSACGCEKLKDISTISYLGSLTSLALDGAEKVRVPKTFEFPQKLERLSLRECRMFDKLPPSIDKLGARGNGPFIHWNHRTTRVSQGIEKFEDAEDGTHSPTKIS, encoded by the exons ATGCATTTGAAGGAGTTAGTCATTCTCGATCTGTCTTGGAGTCCAGTCACCAAATATTCAAAATTCTGGAAGAAAATCTCAAAG AAGgtagaaaaattgaaagtcttGAACCTACAAGGATGTAGAAAGCTACATGAATCGCTTGACTTTCCAGCTCCCATCAATTTGGAGATTTTGATATT GCGAGTCAAGAAGTTGCCCCTAGAACTGGCCCAGATGAAATTTTTGAAGGAACTTCTGATTGACGGAACCGGCATCAAAGTAATTTATATTCGGAAAGGTTCTTTGCAGTTTCTTAATAAACTTAGTGCCTGTGGCTGTGAAAAGTTGAAAGATATATCCACAATCAGCTACCTAGGGAGTctcacaagtcttgctttggaTGGTGCTGAAAAGGTGCGTGTTCCAAAAACTTTTGAATTTCCTCAGAAACTCGAGAGACTTTCTTTAAGGGAATGTCGTATGTTTGATAAACTTCCACCTTCCATCGATAAGCTGGGGGCTCGAGGTAATGGACCTTTCATCCACTGGAATCACAGAACTACCAGAGTCAGTCAAGgaattgagaaatttgaagacGCTGAAGATGGAACACACTCACCTACAAAAATTTCCTGA
- the LOC120291541 gene encoding TMV resistance protein N-like yields MASAVGAAGMKRKRAESSSTSSPSSEINYEVFLNFRGPDTRKGFTDHLHDRLRGAGIRVFRDEEDLPAGQEIKPELRKAIKRSRISIAILSKNYSQSEHCLMELVQMWECSKSRKHTIIPIFYDVSPSDVKDQDGVFIRSIDQLATKGAKAFTITYWKKVLGKIGDLRGYERTNVKG; encoded by the exons ATGGCTTCTGCAGTTGGGGCTGCTggaatgaagagaaaaagagcg GaatcatcttcaacctcatcGCCGTCGTCTGAAATCAATTATGAAGTATTCTTAAATTTTAGAGGTCCTGATACTCGCAAAGGATTCACAGATCACCTTCATGACAGACTGCGAGGTGCAGGGATCCGGGTCTTTAGAGATGAGGAAGATCTCCCTGCCGGACAAGAGATCAAGCCGGAGCTAAGAAAAGCGATCAAACGGTCAAGGATCTCCATAGCCATCCTCTccaaaaattattctcagaGTGAACATTGCCTCATGGAGCTGGTACAAATGTGGGAGTGCAGTAAATCCAGGAAACATACTATTATCCCGATTTTCTATGATGTTAGTCCCTCCGATGTAAAAGACCAGGACGGAGTTTTTATAAGGTCCATCGATCAACTTGCGACAAAGGGAGCCAAAGCATTCACCATCACATATTGGAAGAAGGTTCTTGGAAAGATCGGGGACTTAAGAGGTTATGAGCGGACGAACGTAAAGGggtaa
- the LOC120291540 gene encoding disease resistance protein RPV1-like isoform X2 translates to MMRKEPKKIVCILKKMKKMEDEAGERLADVKTSDRNYYTIAAVQNVVGIDLRAKQITDLLEMEVNDEVRIIGIYGTDGIGKTTLAKAVYKRISSCFDSCSFLAEVEETTQNSHGIQFLQNKLIHDVLERDQEDLSFNERIEDFVDIFCEMKVLIVVNDVEEPSDLHAIVGDHLHWFGPGSRIIVTSKNSGILKGYDPEKAYNYMVSELDGGQAFKLFCKHAFRMQSSIPDYDGFSNRIVNATVKLPLAVEVIGSFLRGKSIQEWKKMEKSMKARMMSSQKSTVCLEEILDICYEALDPKQEDIFLEVASFISDVDAQIASYMWPSCYPSSGCILMPLAKIGENNELQMHRLLRRLGKRMFEQEGSGDPIGRKVYIQDKGMENVEALPFDFTAGDFQKMPELRLLKLDNAKFSGNFEGAFASLRWLCWQRCPLDFSAENFSLTELVILDLSWSKVTEEWGGWSEIKMKNLKVLNLTGCSDLLFTPDFSGYEYLEILILEQCSHLVKLDPSIGNLKSLVSLNLKFCSRLNGLPEELGCTTALKELFIDGTCVRQIPISIGNLKQLEILSGLKCSPLTHLPGSICYLTTLSELSLDGAKISELLSSLGELLNLRRLSLRDCRYLEKLPYSIGKMMLLEKLDISATSISELPNSIRNLKSLKVLRMDSSFIQAIPREIGNLTKLEELHASWCRSLKGPIPDDIGGLHCLRSLMLGHSSIFSLPPNISAIPGLHTLDLIQCDEIEMLPKLPLSLICLRVSSKRMKGIPPLENLGELEELCLSDGPDGDPKACQPPPKFFSICFPKLRKLKLSLSQVIKLNFVTKYIPRWRTLPGLSKEVFETLSVFKLYDSAIEEIEGLERLKALKRLDISNCNLRNLNGIGQLTSLRSLILSNCDYLDSLPDLSNLKLLKVIEMRRCGMIHQIKGIENLTSLKSLNISECPAENSVLLQNALKVLSTVT, encoded by the exons ATGATGCGGAAGGAACCAAAGAAAATTGTATGCATTTTGAAG aagatgaagaaaatggaagatgaaGCTGGAGAGCGACTAGCAGACGTGAAAACCTCAGATAGGAATTATTATACGATTGCAGCTGTTCAGAATGTAGTTGGAATTGATCTTCGTGCAAAACAAATCACCGACTTACTGGAGATGGAAGTCAATGATGAGGTGCGCATTATTGGAATCTATGGAACTGATGGAATTGGCAAGACGACTCTCGCCAAGGCTGTATACAAACGCATCTCTTCTTGTTTTGACAGTTGTAGCTTTCTCGCAGAGGTCGAAGAAACCACCCAAAATTCTCATGGTATTCAGTTTTTGCAAAATAAGTTGATACATGATGTCCTTGAACGAGATCAAGAAGATCTTTCTTTCAATGAAAGAATAGAAGATTTCGTGGATatattttgtgaaatgaaagtTCTAATAGTAGTCAATGATGTGGAAGAGCCATCCGATCTTCACGCTATTGTCGGAGACCACCTTCATTGGTTTGGTCCAGGTAGTCGAATAATTGTGACTTCCAAAAATAGTGGAATTCTCAAAGGGTATGATCCCGAGAAGGCTTATAACTACATGGTTAGTGAGTTGGATGGCGGTCAAGCTTTTAAACTTTTCTGCAAGCATGCATTTAGGATGCAATCTTCCATACCGGATTATGATGGATTCTCAAACCGCATTGTCAATGCTACAGTGAAACTACCATTAGCAGTTGAAGTCATCGGTTCATTTTTGCGGGGTAAATCAATACAAGAATGGAAAAAGATGGAGAAGTCAATGAAAGCACGTATGATGAGTTCTCAAAAGTCTACGGTTTGCCTTGAAGAGATACTGGATATATGTTATGAAGCATTAGATCCAAAGCAAGAAGATATATTTTTGGAAGTGGCAAGTTTTATCTCTGATGTGGATGCCCAAATTGCTTCATATATGTGGCCTAGTTGTTATCCATCCTCTGGTTGCATTCTGATGCCCCTggcaaaaattggagaaaacaaTGAATTGCAGATGCACAGATTGCTGAGACGCCTTGGCAAAAGAATGTTTGAGCAAGAGGGATCTGGAGATCCAATTGGGAGAAAAGTTTACATACAGGATAAG GGAATGGAAAACGTTGAAGCTCTCCCCTTTGACTTCACAGCTGGAGATTTTCAGAAAATGCCAGAACTAAGGCTTCTCAAGTTGGATAATGCCAAATTTTCCGGAAACTTTGAAGGTGCATTTGCTAGTTTAAGGTGGCTCTGTTGGCAAAGGTGTCCTCTGGATTTTAGTGCAGAAAATTTTTCGTTAACAGAGTTGGTCATTCTTGATCTGTCTTGGAGCAAAGTCACGGAAGAATGGGGAGGTTGGAGTGAAATCAAG atgaagaatttgaaagtcTTGAATCTTACTGGGTGTTCTGACTTACTGTTCACTCCCGATTTCTCTGGTTATGAGTATTTGGAAATCCTGATTCTTGAACAATGTTCTCATTTGGTGAAGCTAGATCCTTCAATTggtaatttgaaaagtttggtCTCCCTGAATTTGAAGTTCTGCTCCCGATTGAACGGGTTGCCAGAGGAACTAGGTTGTACGACAGCTCTGAAAGAGCTTTTTATTGACGGGACTTGTGTACGGCAGATCCCCATCTCCATAGGCAATTTGAAGCAACTCGAAATTCTCAGTGGCTTAAAATGCTCCCCATTGACTCACCTGCCTGGTTCAATTTGTTATCTGACTACTCTCTCCGAACTCTCATTAGATGGTGCCAAAATTTCTGAGCTTCTGAGCTCACTGGGGGAGCTGCTTAATCTAAGGCGCTTGTCATTGAGGGATTGCCGTTATTTGGAGAAACTTCCATATTCTATTGGTAAAATGATGTTGTTAGAGAAGTTGGATATATCGGCGACTAGTATCTCTGAACTCCCCAATTCAATAAGAAATCTGAAGAGCTTGAAAGTGCTGAGAATGGACTCTTCTTTCATTCAAGCAATTCCTAGAGAGATTGGGAATCTAACCAAGCTCGAAGAACTACACGCTTCCTGGTGTCGGAGTTTGAAGGGGCCCATTCCCGATGATATTGGCGGCCTACATTGTCTGAGATCATTGATGCTGGGGCATTCCAGTATTTTTAGCCTACCCCCTAACATCTCCGCCATCCCTGGTCTTCACACCCTGGATTTAATTCAGTGCGATGAAATTGAAATGTTGCCAAAGCTTCCCCTGTCTCTAATTTGTCTGCGTGTGAGTTCTAAAAGGATGAAAGGGATACcccctcttgaaaatttaggGGAATTGGAGGAGCTGTGCCTAAGTGATGGCCCTGATGGGGACCCGAAAGCTTGCCAACCTCCCCCAAAATTCTTCTCGATATGTTTTCCTAAACTGAGGAAACTAAAACTGTCTCTTTCGCAAGTTATCAAGCTGAATTTTGTGACGAAATATATTCCTCGGTGGCGTACCCTTCCTGGTTTGAGCAAAGAAGTATTTGAGACGTTGTCAGTGTTCAAGCTCTACGATTCTGCAATAGAAGAGATTGAagggcttgaaaggcttaaagcCCTGAAGAGGCTAGATATATCAAACTGCAATTTACGGAATCTCAATGGGATTGGCCAGTTAACCTCACTGAGAAGTTTGATTCTATCCAACTGTGATTACCTCGATAGTTTACCTGATCTTTCAAACTTGAAGTTGCTGAAAGTTATAGAGATGAGACGATGCGGAATGATCCATCAAATTAAAGGCATAGAAAATTTAACatctttgaaaagtttgaaCATCAGTGAATGTCCGGCTGAGAACTCGGTTCTATTACAGAATGCGTTGAAGGTACTTTCTACGGTTACATGA
- the LOC120291540 gene encoding disease resistance protein RPV1-like isoform X1 has protein sequence MESLEELDISATGISKLPHSIRYLKSLRVLRMDSSLIRKFPGEIGNLTCLEELHASWCRNLEGAIPSDIYKLHHLRSLTLGHSSISSLPWGISTIPGLHTLDLIQCNEIEKLPELPRSLICLRVSSIRMEAMPLIKNLKKLEELCLSDGDLKARQPPFAIEEIEGLEGLEALKRLDISNCNIRNLNGIGQLTSLRILILSDCDDLCSLDLSNLKSLKVLEIRRCQMIHQIEGIEKLTSLKKLNISECPAENSVQIQNLLEDVRARSVKTWGRWDFNKQGVTYLKRNREEIHMDTSNKKMKKMEDEAGERLADVKTSDRNYYTIAAVQNVVGIDLRAKQITDLLEMEVNDEVRIIGIYGTDGIGKTTLAKAVYKRISSCFDSCSFLAEVEETTQNSHGIQFLQNKLIHDVLERDQEDLSFNERIEDFVDIFCEMKVLIVVNDVEEPSDLHAIVGDHLHWFGPGSRIIVTSKNSGILKGYDPEKAYNYMVSELDGGQAFKLFCKHAFRMQSSIPDYDGFSNRIVNATVKLPLAVEVIGSFLRGKSIQEWKKMEKSMKARMMSSQKSTVCLEEILDICYEALDPKQEDIFLEVASFISDVDAQIASYMWPSCYPSSGCILMPLAKIGENNELQMHRLLRRLGKRMFEQEGSGDPIGRKVYIQDKGMENVEALPFDFTAGDFQKMPELRLLKLDNAKFSGNFEGAFASLRWLCWQRCPLDFSAENFSLTELVILDLSWSKVTEEWGGWSEIKMKNLKVLNLTGCSDLLFTPDFSGYEYLEILILEQCSHLVKLDPSIGNLKSLVSLNLKFCSRLNGLPEELGCTTALKELFIDGTCVRQIPISIGNLKQLEILSGLKCSPLTHLPGSICYLTTLSELSLDGAKISELLSSLGELLNLRRLSLRDCRYLEKLPYSIGKMMLLEKLDISATSISELPNSIRNLKSLKVLRMDSSFIQAIPREIGNLTKLEELHASWCRSLKGPIPDDIGGLHCLRSLMLGHSSIFSLPPNISAIPGLHTLDLIQCDEIEMLPKLPLSLICLRVSSKRMKGIPPLENLGELEELCLSDGPDGDPKACQPPPKFFSICFPKLRKLKLSLSQVIKLNFVTKYIPRWRTLPGLSKEVFETLSVFKLYDSAIEEIEGLERLKALKRLDISNCNLRNLNGIGQLTSLRSLILSNCDYLDSLPDLSNLKLLKVIEMRRCGMIHQIKGIENLTSLKSLNISECPAENSVLLQNALKVLSTVT, from the exons ATGGAGTCATTAGAGGAGTTGGATATATCAGCGACTGGTATCTCTAAACTCCCTCATTCAATAAGATATCTGAAAAGCTTGAGAGTGCTGAGAATGGATTCTTCTCTCATTCGAAAATTTCCTGGAGAGATTGGGAATCTAACCTGTCTGGAAGAACTACACGCTTCCTGGTGTCGGAATTTGGAGGGGGCCATTCCCAGTGATATCTACAAACTACATCATCTGAGATCATTGACGCTGGGGCATTCCAGTATATCTAGCCTACCCTGGGGAATTTCCACCATCCCTGGTCTTCACACCCTGGATTTAATTCAGTGCAATGAAATCGAAAAGTTGCCGGAGCTTCCTCGTTCTCTAATTTGTCTGCGTGTGAGTTCTATAAGGATGGAAGCGATGCCccttattaaaaatttaaagaaattggaGGAGCTGTGCCTAAGTGATGGAGACCTGAAAGCACGCCAACCACCCTTTGCGATAGAAGAGATTGAAGGGCTTGAAGGGCTTGAAGCCCTGAAGAGGCTAGATATATCAAACTGCAACATACGAAATCTCAATGGGATTGGCCAGTTAACCTCACTGAGGATTTTGATTCTATCTGACTGTGATGACCTCTGTTCACTTGATCTTTCAAACTTGAAGTCACTGAAAGTTTTAGAGATCAGACGATGCCAAATGATCCATCAAATTGAAGGCATAGAAAAATTGACATCTTTGAAAAAGCTGAATATCAGTGAATGTCCGGCTGAGAACTCGGTGCAAATACAGAATTTGTTAGAAGATGTAAGGGCACGTTCAGTCAAAACATGGGGGCGTTGGGACTTCAACAAACAAGGTGTGACGTATTTGAAGCGTAACAGAGAGGAGATTCATATGGATACATCAAATAAG aagatgaagaaaatggaagatgaaGCTGGAGAGCGACTAGCAGACGTGAAAACCTCAGATAGGAATTATTATACGATTGCAGCTGTTCAGAATGTAGTTGGAATTGATCTTCGTGCAAAACAAATCACCGACTTACTGGAGATGGAAGTCAATGATGAGGTGCGCATTATTGGAATCTATGGAACTGATGGAATTGGCAAGACGACTCTCGCCAAGGCTGTATACAAACGCATCTCTTCTTGTTTTGACAGTTGTAGCTTTCTCGCAGAGGTCGAAGAAACCACCCAAAATTCTCATGGTATTCAGTTTTTGCAAAATAAGTTGATACATGATGTCCTTGAACGAGATCAAGAAGATCTTTCTTTCAATGAAAGAATAGAAGATTTCGTGGATatattttgtgaaatgaaagtTCTAATAGTAGTCAATGATGTGGAAGAGCCATCCGATCTTCACGCTATTGTCGGAGACCACCTTCATTGGTTTGGTCCAGGTAGTCGAATAATTGTGACTTCCAAAAATAGTGGAATTCTCAAAGGGTATGATCCCGAGAAGGCTTATAACTACATGGTTAGTGAGTTGGATGGCGGTCAAGCTTTTAAACTTTTCTGCAAGCATGCATTTAGGATGCAATCTTCCATACCGGATTATGATGGATTCTCAAACCGCATTGTCAATGCTACAGTGAAACTACCATTAGCAGTTGAAGTCATCGGTTCATTTTTGCGGGGTAAATCAATACAAGAATGGAAAAAGATGGAGAAGTCAATGAAAGCACGTATGATGAGTTCTCAAAAGTCTACGGTTTGCCTTGAAGAGATACTGGATATATGTTATGAAGCATTAGATCCAAAGCAAGAAGATATATTTTTGGAAGTGGCAAGTTTTATCTCTGATGTGGATGCCCAAATTGCTTCATATATGTGGCCTAGTTGTTATCCATCCTCTGGTTGCATTCTGATGCCCCTggcaaaaattggagaaaacaaTGAATTGCAGATGCACAGATTGCTGAGACGCCTTGGCAAAAGAATGTTTGAGCAAGAGGGATCTGGAGATCCAATTGGGAGAAAAGTTTACATACAGGATAAG GGAATGGAAAACGTTGAAGCTCTCCCCTTTGACTTCACAGCTGGAGATTTTCAGAAAATGCCAGAACTAAGGCTTCTCAAGTTGGATAATGCCAAATTTTCCGGAAACTTTGAAGGTGCATTTGCTAGTTTAAGGTGGCTCTGTTGGCAAAGGTGTCCTCTGGATTTTAGTGCAGAAAATTTTTCGTTAACAGAGTTGGTCATTCTTGATCTGTCTTGGAGCAAAGTCACGGAAGAATGGGGAGGTTGGAGTGAAATCAAG atgaagaatttgaaagtcTTGAATCTTACTGGGTGTTCTGACTTACTGTTCACTCCCGATTTCTCTGGTTATGAGTATTTGGAAATCCTGATTCTTGAACAATGTTCTCATTTGGTGAAGCTAGATCCTTCAATTggtaatttgaaaagtttggtCTCCCTGAATTTGAAGTTCTGCTCCCGATTGAACGGGTTGCCAGAGGAACTAGGTTGTACGACAGCTCTGAAAGAGCTTTTTATTGACGGGACTTGTGTACGGCAGATCCCCATCTCCATAGGCAATTTGAAGCAACTCGAAATTCTCAGTGGCTTAAAATGCTCCCCATTGACTCACCTGCCTGGTTCAATTTGTTATCTGACTACTCTCTCCGAACTCTCATTAGATGGTGCCAAAATTTCTGAGCTTCTGAGCTCACTGGGGGAGCTGCTTAATCTAAGGCGCTTGTCATTGAGGGATTGCCGTTATTTGGAGAAACTTCCATATTCTATTGGTAAAATGATGTTGTTAGAGAAGTTGGATATATCGGCGACTAGTATCTCTGAACTCCCCAATTCAATAAGAAATCTGAAGAGCTTGAAAGTGCTGAGAATGGACTCTTCTTTCATTCAAGCAATTCCTAGAGAGATTGGGAATCTAACCAAGCTCGAAGAACTACACGCTTCCTGGTGTCGGAGTTTGAAGGGGCCCATTCCCGATGATATTGGCGGCCTACATTGTCTGAGATCATTGATGCTGGGGCATTCCAGTATTTTTAGCCTACCCCCTAACATCTCCGCCATCCCTGGTCTTCACACCCTGGATTTAATTCAGTGCGATGAAATTGAAATGTTGCCAAAGCTTCCCCTGTCTCTAATTTGTCTGCGTGTGAGTTCTAAAAGGATGAAAGGGATACcccctcttgaaaatttaggGGAATTGGAGGAGCTGTGCCTAAGTGATGGCCCTGATGGGGACCCGAAAGCTTGCCAACCTCCCCCAAAATTCTTCTCGATATGTTTTCCTAAACTGAGGAAACTAAAACTGTCTCTTTCGCAAGTTATCAAGCTGAATTTTGTGACGAAATATATTCCTCGGTGGCGTACCCTTCCTGGTTTGAGCAAAGAAGTATTTGAGACGTTGTCAGTGTTCAAGCTCTACGATTCTGCAATAGAAGAGATTGAagggcttgaaaggcttaaagcCCTGAAGAGGCTAGATATATCAAACTGCAATTTACGGAATCTCAATGGGATTGGCCAGTTAACCTCACTGAGAAGTTTGATTCTATCCAACTGTGATTACCTCGATAGTTTACCTGATCTTTCAAACTTGAAGTTGCTGAAAGTTATAGAGATGAGACGATGCGGAATGATCCATCAAATTAAAGGCATAGAAAATTTAACatctttgaaaagtttgaaCATCAGTGAATGTCCGGCTGAGAACTCGGTTCTATTACAGAATGCGTTGAAGGTACTTTCTACGGTTACATGA
- the LOC104450907 gene encoding disease resistance protein RUN1 produces the protein MGRTRRGLQAQGLLVKQVVTEVLRELKNLEKSHLETIPLKMQNEPSAPSILLPRESMEKMKDEARWQAADMETSYGNYAILPVQNLVGIDDKVKHMTDLLEMEVNDEVHIVGIYGTDGIGKTTLAKAVYKCISSCFDSCSFLAEVEEAKNSHGIQFLQNKLIHDILEQDCEDVSFDERIEDYLDIFCEMKVLIVVDDVEKPSDLHAIVGDHLHWFGPGSRIIVTSKNCGILKEYDPEKARTCLVSALDNGQAFELFCRHAFRMQSSIPDYDGLTKWIVNATAKLPLAVEVLGSFLRGKSIQEWENMKKSMEVRMMSYQETSVGLEEIWDICYKELDQQQKDIFLDIACFVFGVDARTASYMWPNCHLPSSGCILMPLAKIGENNELQMHRSLRCLGKRILNQEGSEGPIGSKFSIQDMFPKAISRKKGIVNVEALSFDFTAGDFKGMQGIRFFKLNNAKVSGDFADAFPSLRWLCWQRCPLEFDATNFILRELVILDLSWSKVTKDWGGWTKIKMEKLKVLNLTGCSGLLITPNFSDYKDLEILILERCSRLVKLGPSIGHLTRLVSLNLKFCSQLHGLPEELGRMTALKELFIDGTSVRHIPNSIGNLMQLEIISCFKCLSLTYLPSSIFIWLLSLNSHYMVPKLLSSQAHWKSRLS, from the exons ATGGGACGCACAAGACGAGGCTTACAG GCGCAAGGACTACTTGTTAAACAGGTGGTTACCGAGGTTTTAAGAGAGCTGAAGAATTTGGAAAAAAGTCATCTAGAAACTATACCGCTCAAGATGCAAAATGAACCGTCTGCTCCAAGCATATTACTTCCACGTGAG AGCatggagaaaatgaaagatgaaGCTAGATGGCAAGCAGCAGATATGGAAACCTCATATGGGAATTATGCAATTTTACCTGTTCAAAATTTAGTTGGAATTGATGATAAGGTAAAACACATGACCGACTTACTGGAAATGGAAGTCAATGATGAGGTGCACATTGTTGGAATCTATGGAACTGATGGAATtggcaagacaactcttgccaaggcTGTATACAAGTGCATCTCTTCTTGTTTCGACAGTTGTAGCTTTCTTGCAGAGGTCGAAGAAGCCAAAAATTCTCATGGTATTCAGTTTTTGCAAAATAAGTTGATACATGATATCCTTGAACAAGATTGCGAAGATGTTTCTTTCGATGAAAGAATAGAAGATTACCTGGATatattttgtgaaatgaaagtTCTAATAGTTGTTGATGATGTGGAAAAGCCATCAGACCTTCATGCTATTGTAGGGGACCACCTTCATTGGTTTGGTCCAGGTAGTCGAATAATTGTGACTTCCAAAAATTGTGGAATTCTCAAAGAGTATGATCCCGAGAAGGCTCGTACCTGTTTGGTTAGTGCATTGGATAATGGTCAAGCTTTTGAACTTTTCTGCAGGCATGCATTCAGGATGCAATCTTCAATTCCAGATTATGATGGACTCACGAAATGGATTGTCAATGCTACAGCTAAACTACCATTAGCAGTTGAAGTCCTTGGTTCATTTTTGCGGGGTAAGTCAATACAAGAATGGGAAAATATGAAGAAGTCGATGGAAGTACGTATGATGAGTTATCAAGAGACTTCGGTTGGTCTTGAAGAGATATGGGATATATGTTACAAAGAATTAGATCAACagcaaaaagatatatttctGGACATAGCATGTTTTGTCTTTGGTGTGGATGCCCGAACTGCTTCATATATGTGGCCCAATTGTCATCTTCCATCTTCTGGTTGCATTCTAATGCCCTTggcaaaaattggagaaaacaaTGAATTGCAGATGCACAGGTCACTAAGATGCCTTGGCAAAAGAATTTTAAATCAAGAGGGATCTGAAGGTCCAATTGGGAGTAAATTTTCCATACAGGATATGTTTCCAAAAGCAATAAGCAGGAAGAAG GGAATTGTAAACGTTGAAGCTCTCTCATTCGACTTCACAGCTGGAGATTTTAAGGGGATGCAAGGCATaagatttttcaagttgaataACGCAAAAGTTTCCGGAGATTTTGCAGATGCATTTCCGAGTTTAAGGTGGCTCTGTTGGCAAAGGTGTCCTCTGGAATTTGATGcaacaaattttatattaagaGAGTTGGTCATTCTTGATCTGTCTTGGAGCAAAGTCACAAAAGACTGGGGAGGTTGGACTAAAATCAAG AtggagaaattgaaagtcttgaATCTTACCGGGTGTTCTGGATTATTGATCACTCCCAACTTCTCCGATTACAAAGATTTGGAAATCCTGATTCTTGAACGATGTTCTCGTTTGGTGAAGCTAGGTCCTTCAATTGGCCATTTGACACGTTTAGTCTCCCTGAATTTGAAGTTCTGCTCCCAATTGCACGGGTTGCCAGAGGAACTGGGTCGGATGACAGCTCTGAAAGAACTTTTTATTGACGGGACTTCTGTACGGCATATCCCCAATTCCATAGGCAATTTGATGCAGCTCGAAATAATCAGCTGCTTCAAGTGCCTCTCATTGACTTACCTGCCTAGTTCGATTTTTATCTGGCTGCTCTCTCTGAACTCTCACTATATGGTGCCAAAATTACTGAGCTCCCAAGCTCACTGGAAGAGCCGCTTAAGCTAA